The region AGGCGCGGAGCTCGCGCTGTTCAACATCACCTTCGGGTCGAAGGAGGTGATCCGGCGGAAGATCCCATGGAAGGACGGCCAGGTCCTCCTGTTCGCGGGCCATATCGATCCTTCCCTGCCGATCATCTCGATCTTCGCGATCGAGATAAAGCACTTCGCGCAGGACCAGTCGGCCGCCTACACCGGATTCCTCATGCAGGGACGCCGCGACGCCGAGGCCTTCGCGCCACCTCCCGTGACGCAGCGGGACAAGGAGCCCTACCTGCCGGGAGTGGGAGACGTGACGATGCCGGAGGTGATCACGCGCCAGAACGCGGTCTATCCCGAGGCGGCCCGCGCCGACAAGCAGGAGGCCCAGGTGATCATCGAAGTGGTGGTGGACAAGGAAGGCAAGCCGACCAACCCGCGCGTCATCACGCCGCCGACCATCTTCGACGCCGCGGCGCTCGACTCGGTCGCCACCTACCGCTACAAGCCGGCGATGAAGAATGGGCAGCCCGTGGCGGTGACCATGAACATCATCACCGTCTTCAAATTTACTATGCAACCGAACCAGTAGTTGGCATCGGTGAAGGGAGCTGACTTGGCCCTTACAGCCGACCGGCCATGAAAATGGCCGGCGGCTGAACGGCCGGGGATGGAGACTACGCCATTATCAGCCTAGTCCCGAAATGGTAGCTGAAACGTTAGCTAGCAATATTGAGAGCTAGCGATTGGCGAAGAGTGGAGACTGAGTGATACGAGAATCTAAGGCTGATCTCGCGCGTCAGGCCGAGGTAAGAAGGGTCGCCCGGGCT is a window of Candidatus Polarisedimenticolia bacterium DNA encoding:
- a CDS encoding energy transducer TonB, whose product is MIALRRIAAICVLLAILFPGCAAPSATAPPDTKPKSAALLRTYFVPLRPDTQMGQAHPPTDRFQTSGYLPGGMDGKAQLWALSQRFTLPTLAFQYSDVQPLEPGKETILQMGFGQTIQVKISDETSTGGAELALFNITFGSKEVIRRKIPWKDGQVLLFAGHIDPSLPIISIFAIEIKHFAQDQSAAYTGFLMQGRRDAEAFAPPPVTQRDKEPYLPGVGDVTMPEVITRQNAVYPEAARADKQEAQVIIEVVVDKEGKPTNPRVITPPTIFDAAALDSVATYRYKPAMKNGQPVAVTMNIITVFKFTMQPNQ